A window of Corallococcus macrosporus DSM 14697 contains these coding sequences:
- the pyk gene encoding pyruvate kinase has translation MRKAKIICTLGPASDTPEVIEGLIRAGMNMARLNFSHGTHEEHRRRVETIRKVAKRLGTPVAILQDIQGPKIRLGRFEDGQLLVKQGQVVTVTTRNVLGQEGIIPTPIKTLVKDVAKGHEILLDDGRVRLRVLRVHGQDVRCRVEVGGVLKDHKGLNLPGSPMSVPTITRKDAADLAFGQEVGVDYVALSFVRTPEDVKKARAHVAKLKTPLIAKIEKPQAVERVEEIAAVADGIMVARGDLGVEMPLERLPAIQKHMVSAVNRQGGLVIVATEMLESMVANARPTRAEVSDVANAILDGADAVMLSGETAAGKYPVEAASTMACIVEETERGVVKHQHHSPFERSEDLGTGVAAAAVAAATQLNIGTIVAYTESGHTARLISEFRPHARIVALTPSETAVNRMALYWGVTGLQVGRVSTTDAMLTQVRELCRKEKICTPGTPVVVVAGVPLNVPGNTNLMSIHRV, from the coding sequence ATGCGCAAGGCGAAAATCATCTGCACCCTGGGGCCCGCGTCGGACACCCCGGAGGTCATCGAAGGGCTCATCCGCGCGGGCATGAACATGGCGCGGCTGAACTTCTCGCACGGTACGCACGAGGAGCACCGCCGGCGGGTGGAGACCATCCGCAAGGTCGCGAAGCGCCTGGGCACGCCGGTGGCCATCCTCCAGGACATCCAGGGGCCGAAGATCCGCCTGGGCCGCTTCGAGGACGGCCAGCTCCTGGTGAAGCAGGGCCAGGTCGTCACGGTGACGACGCGCAACGTCCTGGGCCAGGAAGGCATCATCCCCACGCCCATCAAGACGCTGGTGAAGGACGTGGCCAAGGGCCACGAAATCCTCCTGGATGACGGGCGCGTGCGACTGCGGGTGCTGCGCGTCCACGGACAGGACGTGCGGTGCCGGGTGGAGGTGGGCGGCGTGCTGAAGGACCACAAGGGCCTCAACCTGCCCGGCTCGCCCATGTCGGTGCCCACGATTACGCGCAAGGACGCGGCGGACCTGGCCTTCGGCCAGGAGGTGGGCGTGGACTACGTGGCGCTGTCCTTCGTCCGAACGCCGGAGGACGTCAAGAAGGCCCGCGCGCACGTGGCGAAGCTGAAGACGCCGCTCATCGCGAAGATCGAGAAGCCCCAGGCGGTGGAGCGCGTGGAGGAGATCGCCGCGGTGGCGGACGGCATCATGGTGGCGCGCGGCGACCTGGGCGTGGAGATGCCGCTGGAGCGCCTGCCCGCCATCCAGAAGCACATGGTGAGCGCGGTGAACCGCCAGGGCGGGCTCGTCATCGTCGCCACGGAGATGCTGGAGAGCATGGTGGCCAACGCGCGCCCCACCCGCGCGGAGGTCAGCGACGTGGCCAACGCCATCCTCGACGGCGCGGACGCCGTCATGCTGTCGGGCGAGACGGCCGCGGGGAAGTACCCCGTCGAGGCGGCGTCCACCATGGCGTGCATCGTGGAGGAGACGGAGCGCGGCGTGGTGAAGCACCAGCACCACTCCCCCTTCGAGCGCTCGGAGGACTTGGGCACCGGCGTGGCCGCGGCGGCCGTGGCGGCGGCGACGCAGCTCAACATCGGCACCATCGTCGCGTACACGGAGAGCGGCCACACCGCGCGCCTCATCTCCGAGTTCCGCCCCCACGCGCGCATCGTCGCCCTCACCCCGAGCGAGACGGCGGTGAACCGCATGGCGCTCTACTGGGGCGTCACGGGCCTGCAGGTGGGGCGCGTCTCCACCACGGACGCCATGCTCACGCAGGTGCGTGAGCTGTGCCGGAAGGAGAAGATCTGCACGCCGGGGACGCCGGTGGTGGTGGTGGCCGGCGTGCCGCTCAACGTCCCCGGCAACACCAACCTGATGAGCATCCACCGCGTCTGA
- a CDS encoding bifunctional nuclease family protein, whose amino-acid sequence MFVAPLSAVLLALGGLLLFPAFTPPKALAALSDAKGQPCITEGQDDPKACSELVELEVQDVVPLEEAQAHAVVLATKDKGIVLPVFVDEASAISIAFRLAERQPPQPLAQDLLDDVVTELGAKVTEVRIDDLRDNVYSGRVFLEQGKKKMTLDARPSDSIAMALTSHARIRVTRKVLTLAGITREEIEGLQQEGPGVGGSGPLDAPGFPAPGAPSEPPIDMDLDGLPPGHPLTPPRPLGTGKEIEL is encoded by the coding sequence TTGTTCGTCGCACCTCTCTCGGCCGTGCTTCTGGCGCTCGGAGGGCTGCTGCTGTTTCCCGCCTTCACACCCCCGAAGGCGCTCGCCGCCCTGAGCGACGCCAAGGGGCAACCCTGCATCACCGAAGGCCAGGACGACCCCAAGGCCTGCTCGGAGCTCGTGGAGCTCGAGGTGCAGGACGTCGTGCCGCTCGAGGAGGCCCAGGCCCACGCCGTGGTGCTCGCCACCAAGGACAAGGGCATCGTCCTCCCGGTGTTCGTGGACGAGGCCTCGGCCATCTCCATCGCCTTCCGGCTGGCGGAGCGCCAGCCACCCCAGCCGCTCGCACAGGACCTGCTGGATGACGTGGTGACGGAGCTGGGCGCCAAGGTGACGGAGGTCCGCATCGACGACCTGCGTGACAACGTCTACTCCGGCCGCGTCTTCCTGGAGCAGGGCAAGAAGAAGATGACGCTGGATGCCCGGCCGTCGGACTCCATCGCCATGGCGCTCACCAGCCATGCCCGCATCCGCGTCACGCGCAAGGTGCTGACGCTGGCCGGCATCACCCGCGAGGAGATCGAGGGCCTCCAGCAGGAAGGCCCCGGCGTGGGCGGCAGCGGCCCCCTGGACGCCCCCGGCTTCCCCGCGCCCGGCGCGCCGAGCGAGCCGCCCATCGACATGGACCTGGACGGCCTGCCGCCGGGCCACCCGCTGACGCCGCCGCGGCCGCTAGGCACGGGCAAGGAGATCGAGCTGTAG
- a CDS encoding AMP-dependent synthetase/ligase, which yields MDLPKTVVHALHDRAARQEQRPALWTRRGGAYAPTSWFEYAQRVRRFALGLHALGVGPGQPVGILSFNREEWHVADLAAIAMGGVPVGLYTTSAPEQLEYILGHCEATLLVVENEKHLRTAQALRERLPKLRHVVVMDAPTVLPEGVLRYADVMALGTGADEKPYWDSVHALKPEAMGTLIYTSGTTGHPKGVMLSHHNLVWTAKQLTDSVTFGRPDASSLVSYLPLSHIAEQIISLHSPLLNGVQVYFAASVDTMPQSLKEVRPSFFFGVPRVWEKFKAKAEEGLASQPSTKRRVVAWARHVASERHERVMRHQSVPMTLEAQYQLARKLVFAPLKERIGMDRVSFFATAAAPIGREVLAFFASIDMVIHEVWGMTEVTGPGTVNTEAHTRLGSVGRAMMGVELRIAEDGELLVRGGNVCMGYYKNPEATAELLADGWLHSGDVGQLDADGYVQITGRKKDIIVTSGGKKTSPSNIEELLKALPGVGQAVVLGERRNFLVALLTLDAEKARALARAQGWPEDAATLAEEPRLRQLLQERVERDVNPKLSRFETIKRFAVLPRDFSVEGGELTPKLSVRRNVVAEKYADLVDSLYEEPQHGSRAG from the coding sequence ATGGACCTTCCCAAGACGGTGGTGCACGCGCTCCATGACCGGGCCGCGCGGCAGGAGCAACGCCCGGCCCTGTGGACGCGACGTGGGGGCGCCTATGCGCCCACCTCGTGGTTCGAATACGCGCAGCGGGTGCGGCGCTTCGCCCTGGGGCTGCACGCGCTGGGCGTGGGCCCAGGCCAGCCCGTGGGCATCCTGAGCTTCAACCGCGAGGAGTGGCACGTCGCCGACCTGGCGGCCATCGCCATGGGGGGCGTCCCTGTCGGTCTCTACACCACCAGCGCCCCGGAGCAGTTGGAGTACATCCTGGGGCACTGCGAGGCCACGCTCCTGGTGGTGGAGAACGAGAAGCACCTGCGCACCGCCCAGGCCCTGCGCGAGCGCCTGCCGAAGCTGCGCCACGTGGTCGTCATGGACGCCCCCACGGTGCTCCCCGAGGGCGTGCTGCGCTACGCGGACGTCATGGCCCTGGGCACGGGCGCGGACGAGAAGCCCTACTGGGACAGCGTCCACGCCCTGAAGCCGGAGGCCATGGGCACCCTCATCTACACCTCTGGCACCACGGGGCACCCCAAGGGGGTGATGCTCAGCCACCACAACCTGGTGTGGACGGCGAAGCAGCTCACGGACTCGGTGACGTTCGGCCGGCCCGACGCGTCCTCCCTGGTGTCGTATCTGCCGCTGTCGCACATCGCCGAGCAGATCATCTCCCTCCACAGCCCCCTGCTGAACGGGGTGCAGGTGTACTTCGCGGCGTCGGTGGACACGATGCCGCAGAGCCTGAAGGAGGTGCGCCCCTCGTTCTTCTTCGGCGTGCCGCGTGTGTGGGAGAAGTTCAAGGCGAAGGCGGAGGAGGGGCTGGCCTCGCAGCCGTCCACGAAGCGCCGGGTGGTGGCCTGGGCGCGGCACGTCGCCTCGGAGCGGCATGAGCGGGTGATGCGGCACCAGAGCGTGCCCATGACGCTGGAGGCCCAGTATCAGCTTGCCCGGAAGCTCGTCTTCGCGCCGCTGAAGGAGCGCATCGGCATGGACCGGGTGAGCTTCTTCGCCACGGCGGCGGCGCCCATTGGCCGGGAGGTGCTGGCGTTCTTCGCCTCCATTGACATGGTCATCCACGAGGTGTGGGGCATGACGGAGGTGACGGGCCCCGGCACGGTGAACACGGAGGCCCACACGCGGCTGGGCTCGGTGGGCCGGGCGATGATGGGCGTGGAGCTGCGCATCGCGGAGGACGGCGAGCTGCTGGTGCGCGGCGGCAACGTCTGCATGGGCTACTACAAGAACCCGGAGGCCACCGCCGAGCTGCTGGCGGACGGGTGGTTGCACTCCGGCGACGTGGGCCAGCTCGACGCCGACGGCTACGTTCAAATCACCGGCCGCAAGAAGGACATCATCGTCACCTCCGGCGGGAAGAAGACGTCCCCGTCCAACATCGAGGAGCTGCTGAAGGCCCTGCCGGGCGTGGGGCAGGCGGTGGTGCTGGGCGAGCGCCGCAACTTCCTGGTGGCCCTGCTGACGCTGGACGCGGAGAAGGCACGCGCCCTGGCCAGGGCCCAGGGATGGCCGGAGGACGCCGCCACGCTCGCGGAGGAGCCGCGCCTGCGCCAGCTCCTCCAGGAGCGCGTGGAGCGCGACGTGAACCCGAAGCTGTCCCGCTTCGAGACCATCAAGCGCTTCGCCGTGCTGCCCAGGGACTTCTCCGTGGAGGGCGGCGAGCTGACGCCGAAGCTGAGCGTGCGCCGCAACGTGGTGGCGGAGAAGTACGCCGACCTCGTGGACTCGCTCTACGAGGAGCCCCAGCACGGCTCGCGCGCGGGCTGA
- a CDS encoding citrate synthase encodes MAKDTLTITDNRTGKTYEVPIENGCIRTNALRQIKTGDDDFGLMGYDPAFLNTANCKSAITFIDGDKGILEYRGYPIEQLAEKSSFLEVAYLLLNGELPTTKELEQFNHLVTHHTYVHENVKSFMDGFRYDAHPMSMLGSTVAALSSFYPDAKNIKDPLSRRIQITRLIAKMPTIAAFSYRHTMGLPYIYPDNDLSYVANFLAMIKRIGTSTYKVHPVLERALDILFILHADHEQNCSTTSVRTVGSSEVDPYSAVSAGIGALYGPLHGGANEAVLRMLRDIGHISKIPEFIKSVKSGEGEKKLMGFGHRVYKSYDPRAKVIKRVADEVFEVTGKNPLLEIAVELERIALEDEYFVKRKLYPNVDFYSGLIYEAMGFQVEMFPVLFAIPRTVGWCAQWEEMVTDNEQKIARPRQVYTGQKRRDYVPMDKRAAK; translated from the coding sequence ATGGCCAAGGACACGCTGACGATCACCGACAATCGGACCGGGAAGACCTACGAGGTCCCGATCGAGAACGGCTGTATTCGCACCAATGCTCTCCGCCAGATCAAGACCGGCGACGATGACTTTGGGTTGATGGGCTACGATCCGGCGTTCCTCAATACAGCCAACTGTAAGAGCGCCATCACCTTCATCGATGGCGACAAGGGCATCCTCGAGTACCGGGGCTACCCCATCGAGCAGCTCGCGGAGAAGTCGAGCTTCCTCGAGGTCGCCTACCTCCTGCTCAACGGCGAGCTGCCCACGACGAAGGAGCTGGAGCAGTTCAACCACCTCGTCACGCACCACACCTACGTGCACGAGAACGTGAAGAGCTTCATGGACGGGTTCCGCTACGACGCGCACCCCATGTCCATGCTGGGCTCCACCGTGGCCGCGCTGTCCAGCTTCTACCCCGACGCGAAGAACATCAAGGACCCGCTGAGCCGCCGCATCCAGATCACGCGGCTCATCGCGAAGATGCCCACCATCGCCGCGTTCTCCTACCGGCACACGATGGGCCTGCCGTACATCTACCCGGACAACGACCTGTCCTACGTCGCCAACTTCCTGGCGATGATCAAGCGCATCGGCACGTCGACCTACAAGGTCCACCCCGTGCTCGAGCGCGCCCTGGACATCCTCTTCATCCTGCACGCGGACCACGAGCAGAACTGCTCCACCACGTCCGTGCGCACGGTGGGCTCGTCCGAAGTGGACCCCTACTCCGCGGTCAGCGCGGGCATCGGCGCCCTCTACGGCCCGCTGCACGGCGGCGCCAACGAGGCGGTGCTCCGCATGCTCCGCGACATCGGCCACATCTCCAAGATCCCGGAGTTCATCAAGTCCGTGAAGAGCGGCGAGGGTGAGAAGAAGCTGATGGGCTTCGGTCACCGCGTCTACAAGTCCTACGACCCGCGCGCCAAGGTCATCAAGCGCGTGGCCGACGAGGTCTTCGAGGTGACGGGCAAGAACCCGCTGCTGGAGATCGCCGTCGAGCTGGAGCGCATCGCGCTCGAGGACGAGTACTTCGTGAAGCGGAAGCTGTACCCGAACGTCGACTTCTACTCGGGCCTCATCTACGAGGCCATGGGCTTCCAGGTGGAGATGTTCCCGGTGCTCTTCGCCATCCCCCGCACGGTGGGCTGGTGCGCGCAGTGGGAGGAGATGGTCACGGACAACGAGCAGAAGATCGCCCGTCCGCGCCAGGTGTACACGGGCCAGAAGCGCCGCGACTACGTCCCCATGGACAAGCGCGCCGCCAAGTAG
- a CDS encoding 3-phosphoshikimate 1-carboxyvinyltransferase: MSSAKASRVLVDPSGLHAAALTPPVSKSDAQRALVLGHLTGSWPLPSVQAEADEDLPADVRVLRRGVEALRLPPDAVRDIDCADGGAPFRILVTQAAVTPGAQARFTGTPRLGERPHGPLFTSLREALGPSGLTLTEGAPWPVELRAPRDTSKVAPVFRVPGAQSSQYASSLLLGCAALHLRERRPWRVEIDGPLTSAGYLELTLTWLRRFGFDIQVAPSSYTVAGYTAPPSVPTLPGDWSSLGYLLLVAWKTGGTVVRADTGSAHPDDAMVRLIEQVGLRAVPTGAPFTLKVEGELAGGLRASGEECPDLLPTLAALACVLPAPSTLTEVGILRVKESDRLEGIRTLVKAYGGTTALEGERLRIEPPRTRPSGFEMSSQGDHRLAMTAATLCVLSGTPLTLSGPECVEKSFPGFWRQLARAGVQITDAP; encoded by the coding sequence ATGAGCTCGGCGAAGGCCTCCCGCGTCCTCGTGGACCCCTCCGGACTTCACGCCGCGGCCCTCACCCCGCCGGTGTCCAAGTCGGACGCGCAGCGGGCGCTGGTGCTGGGTCACCTCACCGGCTCATGGCCGCTGCCCTCGGTGCAGGCCGAGGCGGACGAGGACCTCCCCGCCGACGTGCGTGTGCTGCGCCGGGGCGTCGAGGCCCTGCGCCTGCCGCCGGACGCCGTGCGCGACATCGACTGCGCGGACGGCGGCGCGCCCTTCCGCATCCTCGTCACGCAGGCGGCGGTGACGCCCGGCGCGCAGGCGCGCTTCACCGGCACGCCGCGCCTGGGCGAGCGGCCCCACGGTCCGCTCTTCACGTCGCTGCGCGAGGCCCTGGGTCCCAGCGGCCTCACGCTCACCGAGGGCGCCCCCTGGCCGGTGGAGCTGCGCGCGCCGCGCGACACGTCGAAGGTCGCGCCTGTGTTCCGCGTGCCCGGCGCCCAGAGCAGCCAGTACGCCTCCAGCCTGCTGCTGGGCTGCGCGGCGCTGCACCTGCGCGAGCGCCGGCCGTGGCGCGTGGAGATTGACGGGCCGCTCACCAGCGCGGGCTACCTGGAGCTGACGCTGACGTGGCTGCGACGCTTCGGCTTCGACATCCAGGTAGCGCCGTCCAGCTACACCGTGGCTGGGTACACGGCGCCCCCGTCCGTCCCCACGCTACCCGGGGACTGGTCGTCGCTGGGCTACCTGCTGCTGGTGGCCTGGAAGACGGGCGGCACCGTGGTCCGCGCGGACACGGGCAGTGCCCACCCGGACGACGCCATGGTCCGGTTGATTGAGCAGGTGGGCCTGCGCGCGGTGCCCACCGGAGCGCCCTTCACGCTGAAGGTGGAGGGCGAGCTCGCCGGGGGCCTGCGCGCCTCGGGCGAAGAGTGTCCGGACCTGCTGCCCACGCTGGCGGCGCTCGCCTGCGTGCTGCCCGCGCCCTCCACGCTCACGGAGGTGGGCATCCTCCGCGTGAAGGAGAGCGACCGGCTGGAGGGCATCCGGACGCTCGTGAAGGCCTATGGCGGCACCACGGCGCTGGAAGGCGAACGGTTGCGGATCGAACCACCCCGCACGCGACCCTCGGGGTTCGAGATGAGCAGCCAGGGCGACCACCGCCTCGCGATGACAGCCGCGACGCTGTGTGTCCTGTCGGGCACGCCGCTGACACTCAGCGGACCCGAGTGCGTGGAGAAGAGCTTTCCGGGGTTCTGGCGGCAGTTGGCGAGGGCCGGTGTTCAAATAACGGATGCCCCCTGA
- a CDS encoding 3-dehydroquinate synthase: protein MSALPPGAYRPPSDRWGTFARLSKHLPEGSIAVVDRTVAKLHPTLLPTLEARKPRAIIQLTGGESAKTFTALEKVLASSLALPRSGTLVAVGGGTIGDVSTVAAHVLKRGVRLVQVPTTLLAAVDSSVGGKGAVDMTVRGRVVKNPAGVFHYADEGWVCPEFFDTLSDDQRREGALEAWKMVISLDAPLFRRYVRKPPALEKLVKDARALKERVCAEDPYEHQGLRRVLNFGHTFGHVLESVSRFKLSHGDGVGLGMLLALDVGRHLGVTPEPVAAEAEAALTNGPGVLGRERAAALLRRAPLKDVLTLLTADKKAGAKGELRMVLLTAIGTSEVRDVEEKQWRALLPAWTKGVRP from the coding sequence ATGAGCGCTCTTCCTCCTGGGGCCTACCGTCCGCCTTCCGACCGCTGGGGCACCTTCGCCCGGCTCTCGAAGCACCTCCCCGAGGGCAGCATCGCCGTGGTGGACCGCACGGTCGCGAAGCTCCACCCCACCCTCCTCCCCACCCTGGAGGCGCGAAAGCCCCGCGCCATCATCCAGCTCACCGGCGGCGAGAGCGCCAAGACGTTCACCGCGCTGGAGAAGGTGCTGGCCAGCAGCCTGGCCCTCCCGCGCTCCGGCACGCTCGTGGCGGTGGGCGGCGGCACCATCGGTGACGTCTCCACCGTGGCCGCGCACGTCCTCAAGCGCGGCGTGCGGCTGGTGCAGGTCCCCACCACGCTGCTGGCGGCGGTGGACAGCAGCGTCGGCGGCAAGGGCGCCGTGGACATGACGGTGCGCGGGCGCGTGGTGAAGAACCCGGCCGGCGTCTTCCACTACGCGGACGAAGGCTGGGTGTGCCCCGAGTTCTTCGACACCCTCTCCGATGACCAGCGCCGCGAAGGCGCGCTGGAGGCCTGGAAGATGGTCATCAGCCTCGACGCGCCGCTCTTCCGCCGCTACGTGCGCAAGCCGCCCGCGCTGGAGAAGCTGGTGAAGGACGCCCGCGCCCTCAAGGAGCGCGTGTGCGCGGAGGACCCGTATGAGCATCAGGGGCTGCGCCGGGTGCTCAACTTCGGCCACACCTTCGGCCACGTGCTGGAGAGCGTGTCCCGCTTCAAGCTGTCCCACGGGGACGGCGTGGGGCTGGGCATGCTGCTGGCCCTGGACGTGGGCCGTCACCTGGGCGTGACACCGGAGCCCGTGGCCGCCGAGGCCGAGGCCGCGCTGACCAACGGACCGGGCGTCCTGGGCCGCGAGCGCGCCGCCGCCCTGCTCCGCCGCGCGCCCCTCAAGGACGTGCTGACGCTGCTCACGGCCGACAAGAAGGCTGGCGCCAAGGGCGAGCTGCGCATGGTGCTGCTGACGGCCATTGGCACCTCGGAGGTGCGCGACGTGGAGGAGAAGCAGTGGCGTGCGCTGCTCCCCGCGTGGACGAAGGGGGTGCGCCCATGA
- the aroC gene encoding chorismate synthase, translated as MNTFGELFRLTTFGESHGPALGAILDGCPAGVPLTREQLQVALDRRRPGQSTLTTARSEPDQVEILSGVFEDKTLGTPIAAIVRNTNQRSGDYDKLKAQDRPGHADAVWRDRFKHRDHRGGGRTSGRETLCRVIGGAIAEAYLARDLPSIRTVAYVSQVGNLVAAVPAPGLTRAQVDAHATRCPDVAIRDEMSQRILTAKEAGDSLGGAIDVRVEGLPVGLGEPIFGKLKARIAQALGSIGAVTGVVWGPPDLLERIGQPGIQFHAVKDAYGGIQGGLANGEPMQIRTFFKPPATLQEHAKGGRHDPCIMPRAVPVLEAMVSLVIADLVLHMNARPHAL; from the coding sequence ATGAATACCTTTGGCGAGCTGTTTCGCCTGACGACGTTTGGAGAGAGCCACGGGCCCGCGCTCGGCGCCATCCTGGATGGCTGCCCCGCGGGCGTGCCCCTGACGCGGGAGCAGCTTCAAGTCGCCCTGGACCGGCGGCGGCCCGGCCAGTCCACCCTCACCACCGCGCGCAGCGAGCCGGACCAGGTGGAAATCCTCTCCGGCGTCTTCGAGGACAAGACGCTGGGCACGCCCATCGCCGCCATCGTGCGCAACACCAACCAGCGCTCGGGTGACTACGACAAGCTGAAGGCCCAGGACCGGCCCGGCCACGCGGACGCCGTGTGGCGCGACCGGTTCAAGCACCGCGACCACCGCGGCGGTGGCCGCACCAGCGGACGCGAGACGCTCTGCCGCGTCATCGGCGGCGCCATCGCCGAGGCGTACCTCGCCCGGGACCTGCCCTCCATCCGCACCGTGGCCTACGTGTCCCAGGTGGGCAACCTCGTCGCCGCGGTGCCCGCCCCGGGCCTCACCCGCGCGCAGGTGGACGCCCACGCCACGCGCTGCCCGGACGTCGCCATCCGCGACGAGATGTCCCAGCGCATCCTCACAGCGAAGGAGGCCGGCGACAGCCTGGGCGGCGCCATCGACGTGCGCGTGGAGGGCCTGCCCGTGGGCCTGGGCGAGCCCATCTTCGGCAAGCTCAAGGCGCGCATCGCGCAGGCCCTGGGCAGCATCGGCGCCGTCACCGGCGTCGTGTGGGGCCCGCCTGACCTGCTCGAGCGCATTGGCCAGCCCGGCATCCAGTTCCACGCCGTGAAGGACGCGTACGGCGGCATCCAGGGCGGGCTCGCCAATGGTGAGCCGATGCAGATCCGCACCTTCTTCAAGCCCCCCGCGACGCTCCAGGAGCACGCGAAGGGTGGCCGTCACGACCCGTGCATCATGCCCCGCGCCGTGCCGGTGCTGGAGGCCATGGTGTCGCTGGTCATCGCCGACCTCGTCCTCCACATGAACGCGAGGCCGCACGCCCTATGA
- a CDS encoding shikimate 5-dehydrogenase → MTPARRVVTLPPTLSGDDAVRFARDGQRRGADVLEIRTDLHAPDALSPEALAAVLPLLVSERGEPLPAHWVAAAWRVDRDLMDASGQQGSLAAPPGKLLASHHASRQLSTDEALQLWERELPADALVKHVEPMTDPAHLVTLLETQRRLAERFGATRVTVLGMGAVALPTRALLARRNVLDYVAMGGAWVAAPGQRMLDDAVRELRGADRYTVDPPLRLGILGTSIAHSRSPRIHQQPFDRIDLPEDGPVEAVVDALLPHYAGFAVTSPFKLRLAKHTGSSLDAINTLVRRGDRWEAFNTDTFGARKVLERLGARDVFVLGDGGATSALRSVATELSRDLRVLRRADIRAPLTGAGVWTWPDRVPAPDDLRFEGARVAVIAYGAPGRRIAAEIVRRGGTPVLLGAAWFVAQARRQRQLWESST, encoded by the coding sequence GTGACGCCCGCCCGGCGCGTCGTCACCCTGCCCCCCACCCTGTCTGGCGACGACGCCGTCCGCTTCGCGCGCGACGGACAGCGCCGGGGCGCAGACGTCCTGGAAATCCGCACCGACCTGCACGCCCCCGACGCCCTCTCGCCCGAGGCGCTGGCGGCGGTGCTGCCGTTGCTGGTCTCCGAGCGCGGCGAGCCGCTGCCCGCCCACTGGGTGGCCGCGGCCTGGCGCGTGGACCGGGACTTGATGGACGCGTCGGGGCAACAGGGCTCGCTGGCGGCGCCGCCGGGAAAGCTGCTCGCGTCCCACCACGCGAGCCGGCAGCTCTCCACGGACGAGGCGCTCCAGTTGTGGGAGCGTGAGCTGCCCGCGGACGCCCTGGTGAAGCACGTGGAGCCCATGACGGACCCGGCGCACCTCGTGACGCTGCTGGAGACCCAGCGGCGGCTGGCGGAGCGCTTCGGCGCCACGCGCGTCACGGTGCTGGGCATGGGCGCGGTGGCGCTGCCCACGCGGGCGCTGCTGGCCCGACGCAACGTGCTGGACTACGTCGCCATGGGCGGCGCCTGGGTCGCCGCGCCCGGGCAGCGGATGCTGGACGACGCCGTGCGGGAGCTGCGCGGCGCGGACCGGTACACGGTGGACCCGCCGCTGCGGCTGGGCATCCTGGGGACGTCCATCGCCCACTCGCGCTCGCCCCGCATCCACCAGCAGCCCTTCGACCGCATCGACCTGCCGGAGGACGGGCCCGTGGAGGCCGTGGTGGACGCGCTGCTGCCCCACTACGCGGGCTTCGCCGTCACCAGTCCGTTCAAGCTGCGGCTGGCGAAGCACACGGGGTCCTCGCTGGACGCCATCAACACGCTGGTCCGCCGGGGCGACCGGTGGGAAGCCTTCAACACCGACACGTTCGGCGCCCGCAAGGTGCTCGAACGGCTCGGGGCTCGCGACGTCTTCGTGCTGGGAGACGGAGGCGCCACGTCGGCGCTCCGGTCCGTGGCGACGGAGCTGAGCCGTGACTTGCGCGTCTTGCGACGCGCCGACATCCGGGCGCCTCTCACAGGGGCGGGCGTCTGGACGTGGCCCGACAGGGTGCCCGCTCCTGATGACCTGCGCTTCGAAGGGGCCCGTGTGGCGGTCATCGCCTACGGCGCCCCGGGCCGGCGCATCGCCGCGGAGATTGTCCGCCGCGGCGGTACTCCGGTCCTGCTGGGTGCGGCGTGGTTCGTCGCGCAAGCCCGGCGTCAGCGCCAACTCTGGGAGTCCTCGACATGA
- a CDS encoding shikimate kinase, with translation MDPRLAPGLREAVARPGPSKRPVSGQTVVLAGHRSAGKSRLLPMVARMLARPGLDLDAHLERIHGRPLRRWVAEAPREFRAAERQALLELPPGGLVAVGGGFLSHHPEALTGLFTLVVPVSFDTYRERLLTDRTRPRLRAEVSLEEELSSVFHEREVLHARVPTVALEDFLRGCLATEVPL, from the coding sequence GTGGATCCCCGGCTCGCGCCGGGCCTGAGGGAAGCCGTCGCGCGCCCGGGCCCCTCGAAGCGCCCCGTCTCCGGACAGACGGTGGTGCTCGCCGGGCACCGGAGCGCGGGCAAGTCCCGCCTGCTGCCCATGGTGGCGCGCATGCTCGCGCGCCCCGGGCTGGATTTGGATGCGCACCTCGAACGCATTCATGGCCGCCCGCTGCGCAGGTGGGTGGCCGAAGCGCCTCGGGAGTTCCGCGCCGCCGAGCGCCAGGCCCTGCTGGAGCTGCCGCCCGGAGGCCTGGTGGCCGTGGGAGGCGGCTTCCTGTCCCACCACCCCGAGGCGCTGACCGGGCTCTTCACCCTGGTCGTCCCCGTGAGCTTCGACACCTACCGTGAGCGCCTGCTCACGGACCGGACACGCCCGCGGCTGCGCGCCGAGGTGTCGCTCGAAGAAGAACTCTCCTCCGTGTTCCATGAGCGCGAGGTGCTGCACGCCCGCGTCCCCACCGTGGCCCTGGAGGACTTCCTCCGAGGCTGCCTTGCCACCGAGGTGCCCTTGTGA